In the Prochlorococcus sp. MIT 1307 genome, one interval contains:
- the ilvA gene encoding threonine ammonia-lyase, biosynthetic, translated as MKDYLQKILRARVYDVAIETPLETAKNLSNRFKNQIWLKREDLQPVFSFKLRGAYNRMSQLNEVELKRGVIASSAGNHAQGVALSASYLKCRAVIVMPITTPATKIKAVDGLKAEVILHGDTYDESYKEALRISKKEGLTFIHPFDDPEVIAGQGTIGLEILRQSEKLPDAIYVAVGGGGLIAGIAAYVKSLWPQIEVIGVEPKDAAAMTDSLKAGKRIQLNNVGLFADGVAVKEVGEHTFALAKQYVDSMVTVSTDEICAAIKDVFEDTRSILEPAGALAIAGLKADVTNRGLHNRNLIAVACGANMNFDRLRFVAERAELGEERELMLAVEIPEKAGSLRELCEVLGNRSLTEFSYRMSGNSNAEIFMGVEVKGPNDRYELIEQFKKSGVKCLDLSNDELSKVHLRHMVGGRLPISSKIVSEKPLKELLYRFEFPEKPGALMRFVNTLKPEWSISIFHYRNHGADIGRIVVGVLVPDSEIENWEIFLEELGYKSWNESENPAYKLFLGAQT; from the coding sequence ATGAAAGACTATTTACAAAAAATCCTGAGGGCTCGCGTTTATGACGTAGCAATCGAAACGCCTCTAGAAACCGCAAAAAATCTTAGCAATCGCTTTAAGAATCAAATCTGGCTAAAACGAGAGGATTTACAACCCGTTTTTTCATTCAAGTTAAGGGGAGCGTATAACCGGATGTCACAACTCAATGAAGTTGAGTTAAAAAGAGGGGTTATTGCCTCCAGTGCGGGGAACCATGCTCAAGGAGTTGCCCTAAGTGCCTCATATTTGAAATGCAGAGCTGTAATAGTTATGCCAATTACTACTCCAGCCACAAAGATCAAGGCTGTTGATGGGCTTAAAGCAGAGGTCATACTTCACGGCGATACCTATGACGAGTCATACAAAGAAGCCTTGCGCATCAGTAAAAAAGAAGGTCTTACCTTCATTCATCCATTTGATGATCCAGAAGTAATTGCTGGACAAGGAACAATTGGATTGGAAATTCTTAGGCAGAGTGAAAAATTACCCGATGCAATTTATGTGGCTGTTGGTGGTGGAGGCCTTATTGCTGGTATTGCTGCCTACGTAAAAAGCCTATGGCCACAAATTGAAGTAATTGGTGTTGAACCTAAAGACGCCGCTGCTATGACTGATTCACTAAAGGCAGGAAAAAGAATTCAACTAAACAACGTAGGCTTGTTTGCTGATGGAGTTGCAGTTAAAGAAGTAGGAGAACACACATTTGCTCTAGCAAAGCAATATGTTGATTCCATGGTGACAGTAAGTACTGATGAAATATGTGCTGCGATAAAAGATGTCTTTGAAGACACTCGATCAATTCTAGAGCCGGCTGGTGCACTTGCTATCGCAGGACTTAAGGCTGATGTTACAAATCGAGGATTACACAACCGCAATCTAATTGCAGTTGCATGCGGAGCAAATATGAATTTCGACAGACTTAGATTTGTTGCTGAGAGAGCGGAGCTTGGAGAAGAAAGAGAATTAATGCTTGCAGTTGAGATACCTGAAAAGGCAGGAAGCTTGAGGGAATTATGCGAAGTTTTAGGGAACAGAAGCCTCACAGAATTTAGTTATCGCATGTCAGGAAATTCAAATGCCGAAATTTTTATGGGGGTAGAGGTGAAGGGGCCTAATGATCGTTATGAACTGATTGAACAATTCAAAAAATCAGGAGTGAAATGTCTTGATCTTAGTAATGATGAACTATCCAAAGTTCATCTTCGCCACATGGTAGGAGGAAGGTTACCTATTTCTTCAAAAATAGTTTCTGAAAAACCCCTGAAAGAACTCTTGTACAGATTTGAATTTCCTGAGAAGCCTGGGGCATTAATGAGATTTGTAAATACTCTTAAACCTGAATGGAGTATCAGCATATTTCACTACAGAAATCATGGTGCTGATATCGGAAGGATAGTTGTAGGAGTATTAGTTCCTGATTCGGAAATAGAAAATTGGGAGATATTTCTCGAAGAACTTGGCTACAAAAGCTGGAATGAAAGCGAAAATCCTGCATACAAACTTTTTTTAGGTGCACAGACTTGA
- the scpB gene encoding SMC-Scp complex subunit ScpB, with amino-acid sequence MAIDASINSPEKATDISLPSRLEAILYLKGKPLSVKEMTELVQESKASVEEALVVLMAGYAQRDSALDIQEHNGLYSLQLRKGLGELVKSLLPVDLSLGTLRTLATIALKKRILQSELVDLRGSGAYDHIKELVSQNFIERKRQSDGRSYWITLSDKFHRTFSVLPDISSAQTPKAA; translated from the coding sequence ATGGCCATAGATGCATCTATTAATAGTCCAGAAAAAGCCACAGACATTTCTCTCCCCTCCAGGCTAGAGGCAATCCTCTATTTAAAGGGAAAACCTTTGTCAGTGAAAGAGATGACTGAACTTGTTCAAGAATCAAAAGCTTCTGTTGAGGAAGCTTTAGTTGTTCTTATGGCTGGGTATGCCCAACGTGATTCGGCTTTAGATATTCAAGAACACAATGGCCTATATAGCCTTCAACTCCGCAAGGGGCTAGGAGAACTTGTAAAAAGTCTATTGCCAGTAGATTTGTCCTTAGGAACATTGAGAACTCTTGCCACTATTGCATTGAAAAAAAGAATTCTCCAATCTGAGTTAGTAGATCTACGCGGATCAGGAGCTTATGACCATATAAAAGAATTAGTTTCGCAAAATTTCATTGAACGTAAGCGCCAAAGCGATGGCCGCTCATATTGGATAACTCTTTCAGACAAGTTTCACCGAACATTTTCAGTGTTACCTGATATAAGTTCTGCGCAAACCCCTAAGGCTGCATAG
- a CDS encoding YggT family protein gives MEIIATFLQVLTQTLEIYSLILILRVLLSWFPNLDWSNPVLSSISSITDPYLNAFRGIIPAIGGLDLSPILAFVVLNLMQQLLGSAALSVFSTAISY, from the coding sequence ATGGAAATCATTGCCACATTTCTGCAGGTACTTACACAGACTCTAGAAATCTACTCATTAATCTTAATCCTAAGAGTACTCCTCAGCTGGTTCCCAAATCTTGACTGGAGCAACCCCGTATTAAGCAGCATTAGCTCTATAACTGATCCATATCTAAATGCATTTAGAGGTATAATTCCAGCAATTGGAGGCTTAGATTTATCTCCTATTCTCGCATTCGTTGTATTAAATCTAATGCAGCAATTGCTTGGTAGTGCTGCACTTTCAGTGTTTAGTACAGCCATTAGCTATTAG
- a CDS encoding nucleoside triphosphate pyrophosphohydrolase family protein — protein sequence MNLNEYQLKSRETALYPDVGENFIYPTLGLAGEAGEVAEKVKKVLRDRKGIFDQEASEAILLELGDVLWYLSQLSSELGFELEHVAKANLEKLSSRSLRGTISGEGDKR from the coding sequence ATGAACCTAAACGAATACCAACTCAAATCTCGAGAAACTGCTTTATATCCTGATGTCGGAGAAAACTTTATATATCCAACTCTTGGCCTCGCTGGTGAGGCTGGAGAGGTAGCAGAGAAGGTCAAGAAGGTACTCCGTGATAGGAAGGGTATATTCGACCAGGAGGCTAGTGAAGCCATTTTGTTGGAGTTGGGAGATGTGCTTTGGTACCTTTCACAGTTGAGCAGTGAGCTTGGTTTTGAATTAGAGCATGTTGCGAAAGCAAATTTGGAAAAACTTTCCAGTAGATCTTTAAGAGGGACAATTTCTGGTGAAGGTGATAAGCGTTAG
- a CDS encoding ABC transporter permease, with amino-acid sequence MSRKLAITETVSMAFTTLKSNRLRSLLTMLGIVIGNASVITLVGVGRGAQNLAKNQLSNLGANVLFVVPGNNDTRRRGVAFPKNLVLEDAYAIAEQVPTVKRVAPQITSNEVVQFGSRSSTSSISGITPNFLPVRSFDISNGRFVNEQDIKSARNVIVIGPDLKKKLFPYSQGIGKNIRVKDQSFQVIGIMSPKGAVFGNNQDENAYIPISTMVSRLTGRDPTYGISLSFISVEAKNEKSTRAAKFQITNLLRQRHKINRDDDFAVRSQKDALQIVSTITGGLTLMLAAIGGVSLLVGGIGIMNIMLVSVSERTEEIGLRKALGAQSSDVLKQFLVESLILASLGGVIGTSVGLGTVAAVSILTPLPASIGMGTIITTVTLSGSIGLIFGVLPARRAAKLDPIVALRSL; translated from the coding sequence ATGTCTAGAAAACTAGCCATCACCGAAACGGTGTCAATGGCGTTCACAACTCTTAAGTCAAATAGGTTACGAAGTCTATTAACTATGTTAGGAATAGTAATAGGTAATGCCTCAGTTATAACACTAGTAGGAGTAGGTAGGGGTGCACAGAACCTTGCAAAAAACCAATTAAGTAATTTAGGTGCAAATGTCTTATTTGTAGTTCCTGGAAACAACGATACGCGTAGAAGAGGGGTAGCATTCCCAAAAAACCTCGTCTTAGAAGATGCCTATGCCATTGCAGAACAAGTACCAACAGTTAAAAGAGTCGCTCCCCAAATAACATCTAATGAAGTAGTTCAATTTGGATCAAGGAGTTCAACTAGTTCAATTTCAGGAATTACACCAAACTTCTTACCTGTTAGAAGTTTTGATATTTCGAATGGAAGATTTGTTAATGAGCAGGATATTAAGTCTGCACGAAATGTAATTGTAATTGGTCCAGATCTAAAGAAAAAACTATTTCCCTATAGCCAGGGTATTGGTAAAAACATAAGAGTAAAAGATCAGTCTTTTCAAGTTATTGGTATTATGTCACCTAAAGGTGCTGTTTTTGGGAACAACCAAGATGAAAATGCCTATATTCCTATTTCAACTATGGTTAGTAGATTAACAGGAAGAGACCCGACATATGGCATAAGTCTTAGTTTTATAAGTGTTGAAGCTAAAAATGAAAAAAGCACTAGAGCCGCTAAGTTTCAAATAACAAATTTACTCAGACAAAGACACAAAATCAATAGAGATGATGACTTTGCAGTTCGTTCTCAAAAAGATGCACTACAAATAGTTAGCACAATCACTGGTGGTTTAACTCTAATGTTGGCGGCAATTGGGGGCGTTTCGCTTTTAGTAGGTGGAATAGGAATAATGAACATTATGTTAGTTTCAGTAAGTGAACGAACTGAAGAGATTGGATTAAGAAAAGCACTTGGCGCCCAATCTTCTGATGTGCTCAAGCAATTCCTTGTAGAGTCACTAATCCTTGCTAGCCTTGGTGGTGTTATTGGAACATCAGTAGGACTAGGAACCGTTGCCGCTGTTTCAATCTTGACACCACTTCCTGCGAGCATAGGGATGGGAACTATTATCACAACAGTTACATTATCTGGTTCAATAGGATTAATATTTGGCGTACTTCCTGCGCGTAGAGCTGCAAAATTGGATCCAATCGTAGCCTTAAGAAGTTTATAA
- the ftsH gene encoding ATP-dependent zinc metalloprotease FtsH, with the protein MNQRWRQIALWLLPIGMVLLLSWQIFGGSQVNQGPKSNTSTSAPRNTAVSRMSYGRFLDYVEAGRVTSVDIYEGGRNAVVEAIDPDLDNRVQKIRVDLPGLTPELINKLKEEGISFDMHPARTAPPGLGILGNLLLPLILIGGLILLARRSNSMPGGPGQAMQFGKTKARFAMEADTGVKFDDVAGVTEAKQDLEEVVTFLKQPERFTSVGAQIPKGVLLVGPPGTGKTLLAKAISGEAGVPFFSLSGSEFVEMFVGVGASRVRDLFKRAKENSPCLIFIDEIDAVGRQRGAGIGGGNDEREQTLNQLLTEMDGFEGNSGIIIIAATNRPDVLDSALMRPGRFDRQVMVDAPDIKGRLSILKVHSRNKKLSENLSLENIARRTPGFTGADLANLLNEAAILTARRRKESITLTEIDDAVDRIIAGMEGQPLTDGKSKRLIAYHEVGHALIGTLIKDHDPVQKVTVIPRGQAKGLTWFSPDDDQMLVSRAQLKARIMGALGGRAAEDVVFGREEVTTGAGGDIQQVASMARQMVTKFGMSDLGPVALEGDSQEVFLGRDLMTRTDISDAISRQIDEKVREMVKHCYTETVSIVQKNRPAMDKLVEILIEKETIDGEEFSEILSDFTSIPKKERTIHTLIN; encoded by the coding sequence ATGAATCAGCGGTGGCGTCAAATAGCTCTATGGTTACTGCCTATAGGTATGGTTTTGCTCCTTTCTTGGCAAATCTTTGGAGGTTCACAAGTTAACCAAGGTCCCAAGTCAAATACATCCACAAGTGCTCCAAGAAATACAGCTGTTTCTAGGATGAGTTATGGTCGTTTCCTTGATTATGTAGAAGCAGGAAGAGTTACTTCAGTAGATATTTATGAAGGGGGCAGGAATGCTGTTGTTGAAGCAATTGATCCGGATTTAGATAACCGCGTCCAAAAAATACGAGTTGACCTTCCTGGCCTAACACCAGAGTTAATAAACAAGCTAAAGGAAGAAGGGATTAGCTTTGATATGCATCCTGCTAGAACTGCTCCACCTGGATTAGGAATACTTGGGAACCTCTTATTACCTTTAATTCTAATTGGGGGACTAATCCTGCTTGCCAGAAGATCCAATTCAATGCCTGGTGGTCCAGGCCAAGCAATGCAATTTGGCAAAACAAAAGCAAGGTTTGCAATGGAAGCTGATACTGGTGTCAAATTTGACGACGTGGCTGGAGTTACAGAAGCAAAACAAGATTTAGAAGAGGTGGTCACTTTTCTCAAACAACCAGAAAGGTTTACCTCTGTAGGTGCACAAATCCCTAAAGGAGTTTTACTTGTAGGTCCTCCAGGCACGGGAAAAACGTTACTGGCTAAAGCAATTTCAGGTGAAGCCGGAGTACCTTTCTTTTCACTATCTGGCTCTGAATTTGTTGAAATGTTTGTAGGAGTAGGAGCTAGTCGTGTAAGAGACTTGTTCAAAAGAGCAAAAGAAAATAGTCCCTGTCTAATATTTATTGATGAAATTGATGCAGTTGGTCGACAAAGAGGTGCGGGAATTGGTGGAGGAAATGATGAGCGAGAACAAACACTTAATCAACTCCTGACTGAAATGGATGGGTTCGAAGGAAATAGTGGAATTATAATAATTGCAGCAACTAATCGACCGGATGTACTTGATTCAGCTCTTATGAGACCAGGTCGTTTTGACAGGCAAGTAATGGTAGATGCACCAGACATTAAAGGTAGGCTATCTATTTTAAAAGTTCACTCAAGAAACAAGAAGTTATCAGAAAATCTTTCACTAGAAAATATTGCAAGGAGAACACCTGGTTTTACCGGTGCTGATTTAGCAAACCTTTTAAATGAAGCAGCAATACTAACTGCAAGAAGAAGAAAGGAATCAATAACTTTGACTGAAATTGATGACGCAGTAGACAGAATCATTGCGGGCATGGAAGGGCAACCACTAACCGATGGAAAAAGCAAAAGATTAATTGCCTATCACGAAGTTGGACATGCATTAATAGGAACACTTATAAAAGATCATGACCCTGTTCAAAAAGTTACTGTTATCCCTAGAGGACAAGCAAAAGGTTTGACATGGTTCTCACCTGATGATGATCAAATGTTAGTGAGTAGAGCACAATTAAAAGCTCGTATTATGGGAGCATTAGGCGGAAGGGCAGCAGAGGATGTTGTATTTGGTAGAGAAGAAGTCACAACAGGAGCCGGTGGAGATATTCAACAAGTTGCATCAATGGCGAGACAAATGGTAACAAAGTTTGGAATGAGTGATCTTGGGCCAGTCGCATTAGAAGGGGATAGTCAAGAAGTATTCCTAGGAAGAGACCTCATGACAAGGACAGATATTTCAGATGCGATTTCGCGTCAAATAGATGAGAAAGTAAGGGAGATGGTCAAACATTGCTATACAGAAACTGTATCTATAGTCCAAAAAAATAGGCCGGCCATGGACAAGCTGGTTGAAATTCTTATAGAGAAGGAAACTATTGATGGGGAAGAGTTCTCAGAAATATTATCTGACTTCACCTCAATCCCCAAAAAGGAAAGAACAATTCATACTTTGATCAATTAA
- the clpP gene encoding ATP-dependent Clp endopeptidase proteolytic subunit ClpP, with protein MIPIVIEESGRGERAFDIYSRLLRERIIFLGEPVTNDSANRIVAQLLFLEAEDPDKDIYLYINSPGGSVYDGLGIFDTMQHVKPDVHTVCVGLAASMGAFLLCAGTKGKRSSLLHSRIMIHQPLGGARGQASDIRIQADEILFLKERLNKELAIRTGQNIERIEADTDRDFFMSPAEALSYGIIDSVLNKRPVNPV; from the coding sequence ATGATCCCAATAGTCATCGAGGAGTCAGGTCGAGGTGAAAGGGCTTTTGATATTTATTCTCGACTATTACGGGAAAGAATAATTTTCTTAGGAGAGCCTGTGACAAATGATTCTGCAAATCGTATAGTTGCTCAACTGTTATTTTTAGAAGCAGAAGATCCTGATAAAGATATTTACTTATATATAAATTCCCCAGGAGGCTCTGTTTATGATGGCCTTGGCATCTTCGATACGATGCAACATGTTAAGCCTGATGTTCATACTGTTTGCGTTGGTCTTGCTGCAAGTATGGGTGCTTTTCTTCTTTGTGCAGGCACAAAAGGGAAGAGAAGTAGCCTCTTACATTCTCGAATAATGATCCATCAACCTTTAGGAGGTGCTAGAGGACAAGCTAGTGATATTAGAATTCAGGCTGATGAAATTCTTTTTCTAAAAGAACGCTTGAATAAAGAGTTAGCAATTAGAACTGGACAAAATATAGAAAGAATTGAGGCAGATACTGATAGAGATTTCTTTATGTCGCCAGCAGAAGCCCTATCGTACGGAATAATAGATAGTGTCCTAAACAAAAGACCGGTTAACCCAGTTTAG
- the psb29 gene encoding photosystem II biogenesis protein Psp29 — MNERKTIADSKKAFHNAFPYVIPPIYRRVTDELLVELNLLSHARDFQPGPIFALGLRKVYEAFTKGYRPQEHLSPLFEAICRSNGFNPTTLYDKSQETLEASKGNSLNDIKNWLKQQGNGAPEVLANDIKELSQGRNHYSRLTVIGLFTLLDQGITSEENKKESISKEIKIITEKFGYSVNRVERDLTQYSANLEKISQALELLKETIAYEKKKKETK, encoded by the coding sequence TTGAATGAGAGAAAGACTATTGCTGACAGCAAGAAAGCCTTCCACAATGCTTTCCCGTATGTCATACCTCCTATTTACAGGCGAGTAACCGACGAATTATTAGTAGAGCTCAATCTGCTTAGCCATGCAAGGGACTTTCAACCTGGTCCAATATTTGCACTAGGCCTAAGGAAAGTATATGAAGCTTTTACTAAAGGATACCGCCCCCAAGAGCATTTATCGCCTCTTTTTGAAGCTATTTGTAGAAGTAATGGTTTTAACCCAACAACCCTTTATGACAAATCACAAGAGACTCTTGAGGCCAGTAAGGGCAATTCACTTAATGACATAAAAAACTGGTTAAAACAACAAGGTAATGGAGCCCCAGAAGTTCTAGCTAATGACATAAAAGAACTTTCACAGGGTAGAAATCACTATTCACGTCTAACAGTGATAGGTCTTTTTACATTATTAGATCAAGGAATAACAAGCGAAGAAAACAAAAAGGAGTCAATCAGCAAAGAAATTAAAATTATCACCGAGAAGTTTGGATATTCAGTTAATAGAGTTGAAAGAGATCTCACACAGTACTCTGCAAATCTTGAAAAGATTTCTCAAGCCCTTGAATTATTAAAAGAAACAATTGCCTATGAGAAGAAAAAAAAGGAAACAAAGTAA
- the petN gene encoding cytochrome b6-f complex subunit PetN has product MLFTFAWAALAAVFTLSIAMVVWGRNGDGSIDF; this is encoded by the coding sequence ATGTTATTCACATTCGCATGGGCAGCGTTGGCTGCTGTCTTTACACTCTCAATAGCTATGGTCGTTTGGGGGCGAAACGGAGATGGGTCTATTGATTTCTAA
- the clpS gene encoding ATP-dependent Clp protease adapter ClpS, whose product MTYASPSTGTVLERAKETVKYPEARVIVLDDSVNTFEHVVNCLKKIIPGMTEEKAWHLTQQIDKDGSAVVWSGPLEQAELYHQQLSGEGLTMAPLERC is encoded by the coding sequence ATGACATATGCTTCGCCAAGCACAGGGACAGTACTAGAGAGGGCCAAGGAGACGGTTAAGTATCCAGAAGCACGTGTAATAGTTCTTGATGACAGTGTTAACACGTTTGAACACGTAGTTAACTGCCTTAAGAAAATTATTCCTGGAATGACAGAAGAAAAGGCATGGCACCTAACTCAACAAATCGATAAAGATGGGTCGGCTGTGGTTTGGAGCGGGCCCCTGGAACAAGCTGAGTTGTACCATCAACAGCTATCTGGTGAAGGACTGACAATGGCTCCTCTAGAGAGATGTTAA
- a CDS encoding DUF2103 domain-containing protein codes for MGRVVLTHSTYIKGLIPKLKLLAKYSGIKTVTPGEINRTKGQGGILNLKLSTSIRGGYKLIARKGKSVQEIFVVTELDKDILEIILKSIIKSRL; via the coding sequence ATGGGGCGTGTTGTTCTTACCCACAGTACATATATTAAGGGTTTAATACCAAAGCTAAAATTGTTAGCTAAATACTCAGGTATTAAGACAGTAACTCCAGGAGAAATAAATAGAACAAAGGGGCAGGGAGGAATTCTTAACTTAAAACTCTCAACTAGTATTAGGGGTGGCTATAAACTAATTGCCAGAAAAGGGAAAAGTGTCCAAGAAATTTTTGTAGTTACAGAACTAGATAAGGATATTTTGGAAATAATTCTTAAGTCAATTATAAAATCTAGACTCTAA
- a CDS encoding ArnT family glycosyltransferase, whose translation MKSKILDFKRKSDYNLDTISCSLIGKDLDLNFILIIVIVSLVCFWGYWDDSTQNLTAHDEGLYVGRAKLMLQQRDLFTPFTDAHHKTVGSYWLIALSIKLFGFSELSSRLPSGISSILCSITLYTIAKDFLSRHASLITSLTLTSMPLWLQYSRYASPDIPYVLLLLLILLCLIRIDRRETLSIRSYKFYSFSIGLLLSLSIFIRSLMVLLPLMGIIPYYVLNLRHRNLLRKRYLLNGILIGGIPIIIAISLAYHSYGPDSIYSLYGFFQNKAVGGSIYKSIIFYPFNILLLSFPIGLLSIFGIRFLFRKRDGSLFQIFVICPTIIYIILSFMSTRFSHYTLILYPFIAILFGFFIDEIIYNKSSKLTGLKTLIGYLFIALGSLLGIFIILLFTGKADFIPNENILLAYYLIPSSLSYFVVGLFLVYRSYTHSLLINSILTITLIQTVTFTGLYSSGFMGNPNPDIKLFINNPKISNIINKELIYLVNIDGKAKTLFQCYLPNFTHYLNSIDDLSRPSYIIIDNTRLSTYKSKFDFNLINIGSYKKWDLVKITPL comes from the coding sequence ATGAAATCAAAAATATTAGATTTCAAGAGAAAATCAGATTATAACCTGGATACTATTTCCTGTTCTTTAATAGGAAAAGATTTAGATCTTAATTTTATTCTAATAATAGTAATTGTTTCTTTAGTCTGTTTTTGGGGATATTGGGATGATTCCACCCAAAACCTAACTGCTCACGATGAAGGTTTGTATGTTGGACGAGCCAAATTGATGTTACAACAAAGAGATCTATTTACACCATTTACTGATGCTCATCATAAAACAGTTGGTAGCTATTGGTTGATAGCACTAAGTATCAAGCTTTTTGGATTTTCGGAATTAAGTTCAAGACTTCCAAGTGGAATTAGCTCAATATTATGCTCTATAACTTTATATACAATAGCAAAAGATTTCCTTTCTAGGCATGCATCTCTTATCACATCATTAACATTAACTTCTATGCCACTTTGGTTGCAATATAGTCGCTATGCAAGCCCAGATATTCCATATGTTTTACTTTTACTATTGATCTTGCTATGCCTAATTAGAATCGATAGAAGAGAAACTCTTTCTATTAGATCCTACAAATTTTATTCATTTAGTATTGGCCTTTTATTATCTTTATCCATTTTCATAAGGAGCCTTATGGTTCTTTTGCCTTTAATGGGAATAATTCCTTATTATGTTTTAAATTTACGGCATAGGAATTTATTGAGGAAAAGATATCTATTAAACGGAATATTAATAGGCGGAATTCCTATAATTATTGCAATATCATTAGCATATCATTCATATGGTCCTGATTCAATATACAGCCTCTATGGTTTTTTCCAGAATAAGGCTGTAGGAGGCAGTATATATAAGAGCATTATATTTTATCCATTTAATATTCTTCTTTTATCTTTTCCTATAGGACTTCTTAGTATTTTTGGCATTAGATTCTTATTCAGAAAAAGAGACGGCTCCTTATTTCAAATATTTGTAATCTGCCCGACAATTATATATATAATCTTGTCATTTATGTCCACTAGATTTTCACATTATACTCTTATATTGTACCCATTTATAGCTATATTATTTGGTTTTTTTATAGATGAGATAATCTATAATAAAAGTAGTAAACTAACTGGCTTAAAGACTTTGATCGGTTATTTATTTATTGCTTTAGGATCTCTATTAGGAATATTTATAATTTTATTATTTACCGGTAAGGCTGACTTTATCCCAAATGAAAACATCCTATTGGCTTATTACTTGATTCCATCATCATTATCTTATTTTGTTGTAGGTTTGTTTTTGGTTTATAGAAGTTATACCCATTCTTTGTTGATAAATTCTATTTTGACTATTACACTTATACAAACAGTTACTTTTACTGGTTTATATAGTTCTGGCTTCATGGGTAATCCTAACCCAGATATAAAATTATTTATAAATAATCCCAAAATATCTAATATTATTAATAAAGAACTCATTTACTTAGTGAATATTGATGGCAAAGCTAAAACTCTTTTTCAATGTTATTTACCAAATTTTACACATTATTTAAATTCAATAGATGACTTATCTCGGCCAAGTTACATTATAATTGATAATACAAGGTTAAGCACCTACAAAAGTAAATTCGACTTTAATTTAATCAACATTGGCTCATACAAAAAATGGGACCTTGTTAAGATAACTCCATTGTAA
- a CDS encoding DUF1350 family protein produces MSNWRLIKNVWCNWPTFPSHLIEMIGGSYLGASPHISYRKILNKLASQNIAVHAWSYIPGFDHQCIANNAWRDFRYCRKKLEHRISAKPITIRLGHSLGSKLHLLAPDGGRNSNGFISMSFNNYNAYKSIPILKELAPKFNINKEFSPSPKQTLRIISENFYQPNNLIISFIDDQLDQSSLLLQVLKSRVNDSSEIKLLKGDHLTPTSTGISKKLLGESAINKHRTKNLESLINTISAWL; encoded by the coding sequence ATGTCTAATTGGAGGTTAATAAAAAATGTATGGTGTAATTGGCCTACCTTTCCTTCACATCTTATTGAGATGATAGGTGGAAGCTATCTAGGAGCAAGCCCCCATATTAGTTATAGAAAAATCCTAAATAAACTAGCATCTCAAAATATAGCAGTCCATGCTTGGAGTTATATTCCTGGATTCGACCATCAGTGTATTGCTAATAATGCTTGGAGGGATTTCCGGTATTGTAGAAAGAAGCTTGAGCATAGAATATCTGCCAAACCAATTACTATCCGACTGGGTCATAGTTTAGGCTCTAAATTACATCTATTAGCTCCAGATGGAGGTAGAAATAGTAATGGCTTCATTTCAATGAGTTTCAATAACTATAATGCCTATAAATCCATACCAATTTTAAAAGAGCTTGCACCGAAATTTAATATCAATAAGGAGTTTAGTCCTAGTCCTAAGCAAACGCTTAGAATAATATCTGAAAATTTTTATCAACCCAATAATCTCATAATTAGCTTCATTGATGATCAGTTAGATCAAAGCTCTCTTTTGTTACAAGTTTTAAAAAGCAGAGTAAATGATAGTTCAGAAATCAAGCTATTAAAAGGTGATCACTTAACTCCAACAAGTACTGGTATTAGTAAGAAGCTACTGGGAGAATCAGCTATCAATAAACACAGGACAAAGAACTTAGAAAGCCTAATAAATACAATTTCAGCCTGGCTATAA